Proteins encoded in a region of the Candidatus Moanabacter tarae genome:
- the selB gene encoding Selenocysteine-specific elongation factor, translating to MTNHNLILATAGHVDHGKSSLVKALTGVDPDRLPEEKKRGLTIDLGFAFLDIRSPEDPSVIFNLGIVDVPGHEDFVKNMVAGVGSIDLCLLVIAADDGWMTQTEEHLEILSYLGISRGVVALSKSDLADKTNTLKINEIRKRLNTSRLAKAPIVRTSSVTGEGIEDLKIALGRVLKDTPLPRNIGKPRLPVDRVFSIPGIGTVATGTLTGGTLIRGQQILIQPSGIESRIRNIQSVNQHLEESRPSMRTATCLAHVSTPDSQGPTKIQKGDVVTLPELGSPSQTADALIERSPDFARSLPRGIRHLTDGSRVRIHHGSKNVPARMRFFEKQDLSPGQSTLAQLRLESPLFLFAGDRFIIRDWPGKTTVGGGIVLYPQSRPYLFQDCAHKNFLEIRAKSLGKLDHWISSQLLRDLAISPTEVLLQSIFSADEIAETIRGLAESGAAILLGPLLVERKWWDKLFHTASKAIDQEHSTNPERGGLTLSKLRRTIRIENRHKDIFEALLERLLRSGFQKQGVFLMRVNHKIALPERLRPLADKIRSSLNNKPLEPPSRKELASDSHYLETLTFLIQSNEVVEVSDKIVMSKSSFNLAKDKIIDLIRLNGPSTVSEIRFTLGTSRRIALPILEKLDHEGITLRQGDRRVLRQQQKTAVP from the coding sequence GTGACTAATCATAATTTAATCCTTGCAACCGCCGGTCATGTTGACCACGGAAAAAGCTCCTTGGTAAAGGCATTAACGGGTGTGGATCCAGATCGCCTTCCTGAAGAAAAGAAAAGAGGGCTTACGATTGATCTCGGTTTTGCCTTTCTCGATATCAGGTCTCCTGAAGACCCTTCTGTCATCTTTAATCTTGGAATTGTCGACGTTCCCGGACACGAAGATTTTGTCAAGAATATGGTCGCTGGCGTTGGATCGATCGATCTCTGTCTTCTCGTTATCGCAGCTGACGACGGATGGATGACTCAAACGGAAGAGCATCTCGAGATCCTTTCTTATCTTGGAATCTCACGTGGCGTTGTGGCACTATCCAAGTCAGACCTTGCGGATAAAACTAACACTTTAAAAATCAATGAGATTAGAAAGAGACTAAACACGAGCCGCTTAGCTAAGGCTCCCATTGTAAGAACATCATCAGTAACCGGAGAGGGGATCGAGGACTTAAAGATTGCCTTGGGAAGGGTCCTTAAAGACACCCCTCTCCCACGCAATATTGGAAAGCCACGCCTGCCCGTCGATCGCGTCTTTTCAATTCCGGGCATTGGGACAGTCGCCACGGGAACCCTAACCGGTGGAACTTTGATTCGTGGCCAGCAAATCCTCATCCAACCCTCAGGCATCGAATCCCGAATTCGCAATATACAATCTGTAAACCAACATCTTGAAGAGAGTCGGCCTAGCATGCGAACTGCCACCTGCCTGGCACACGTCTCCACGCCTGATTCACAAGGTCCAACAAAGATCCAAAAAGGTGATGTAGTAACCTTACCAGAACTAGGGAGTCCCTCCCAAACAGCCGATGCCCTCATCGAGCGATCACCTGATTTCGCGAGATCGCTACCAAGGGGAATCCGTCATCTCACTGATGGAAGCCGCGTCCGAATCCACCACGGAAGCAAAAATGTACCCGCAAGGATGCGATTTTTTGAGAAACAGGATCTCTCCCCAGGGCAAAGTACACTTGCCCAACTTCGCCTAGAGTCCCCGCTTTTTCTTTTTGCCGGTGATCGATTTATTATTCGAGACTGGCCAGGGAAAACTACCGTTGGAGGAGGAATTGTTCTTTACCCTCAATCCCGTCCCTACCTATTCCAAGATTGCGCTCATAAAAATTTCCTCGAAATACGTGCCAAGTCACTCGGGAAATTAGATCACTGGATCAGCTCTCAGCTTCTGCGCGACCTAGCTATCTCGCCCACCGAAGTCTTGCTCCAGTCCATCTTCAGTGCTGATGAGATCGCCGAAACAATTCGAGGACTAGCAGAATCCGGAGCCGCTATACTCCTAGGGCCCCTACTTGTTGAAAGGAAATGGTGGGACAAATTATTCCACACCGCCTCCAAGGCTATTGACCAAGAACACAGTACAAACCCGGAACGTGGCGGTCTCACGCTCAGTAAGCTCCGACGAACTATTCGTATTGAGAATCGCCATAAAGATATATTTGAAGCTTTGCTGGAAAGACTGCTTCGATCGGGATTTCAGAAACAGGGTGTATTTCTCATGAGAGTAAATCACAAAATTGCACTTCCCGAACGCCTTAGACCACTAGCTGATAAAATACGCAGCTCCCTCAATAACAAACCTCTGGAACCTCCATCGCGGAAAGAGTTGGCCTCTGATTCACACTATCTTGAAACCCTTACTTTTCTTATCCAATCCAATGAAGTTGTCGAAGTCTCAGACAAAATCGTTATGTCAAAGTCTTCCTTCAACCTTGCAAAAGATAAAATCATAGATCTCATCCGTTTAAATGGTCCCTCGACTGTAAGCGAGATTCGCTTCACCCTCGGGACCAGTCGACGAATTGCCCTACCTATCCTGGAGAAATTAGACCATGAAGGCATCACCCTGCGACAAGGAGACCGAAGAGTGCTTCGCCAACAACAGAAGACTGCCGTACCCTAG
- the fabG_2 gene encoding 3-oxoacyl-[acyl-carrier-protein] reductase FabG, which translates to MKLGDRVAIVTGASSGIGRGIALEFAREGAKVCVVDVREEPKRGKYHETKKRKSTADTIVDLGGEACFAEADMGNDSSIEQMIHKTLNHFGQIDILVNNAGIYNPGGIQDVSSAEWDRMTGVNLKGVFLAMKFVIPFLRSSAAGRIINIASIHAFAGGAGPPYTSAKAAVVNLTKDIAVELAPDSVTVNAICPGYIETPIQDYLSDEDIENSRLRTPLPRFGNPKDIGRAAVFLASDDASWITGVALPVDGGWLAQI; encoded by the coding sequence ATGAAATTGGGAGATAGAGTAGCAATCGTGACAGGAGCTAGTTCTGGGATCGGTCGAGGGATCGCTCTCGAGTTTGCCCGAGAAGGGGCCAAGGTCTGTGTGGTAGATGTTAGAGAAGAGCCAAAGCGAGGTAAATATCATGAAACCAAAAAACGGAAGTCGACTGCGGATACCATAGTCGATTTAGGGGGCGAGGCATGCTTTGCTGAGGCCGATATGGGAAATGATTCTTCGATCGAGCAGATGATCCACAAAACGCTGAATCACTTCGGCCAAATTGACATTCTCGTAAATAACGCTGGGATTTATAATCCCGGAGGGATTCAGGATGTCTCAAGTGCGGAATGGGATCGCATGACCGGTGTTAATCTGAAGGGGGTTTTTTTGGCGATGAAGTTCGTAATTCCTTTTTTAAGGTCTTCAGCTGCGGGAAGGATCATCAATATTGCTTCGATTCACGCCTTTGCTGGTGGGGCCGGCCCCCCCTATACTTCGGCTAAAGCAGCAGTTGTAAATCTTACAAAAGACATTGCTGTAGAATTGGCTCCCGATAGTGTAACTGTGAACGCAATTTGTCCGGGTTATATAGAGACGCCGATTCAGGATTACTTGTCCGATGAGGATATTGAGAACAGTCGTTTACGGACGCCCTTGCCACGATTTGGAAATCCGAAGGATATTGGGCGTGCGGCCGTCTTTCTCGCCTCTGATGATGCGTCATGGATCACTGGAGTTGCCCTGCCCGTAGATGGTGGCTGGTTGGCTCAGATTTAG
- the opuE_1 gene encoding Osmoregulated proline transporter OpuE — protein sequence MEYNRSLIILTCIGIYMLFCVAIGAWAMKRTRSTSDFFMAGRNLGVFVLGLAVFSSSLSGFGFIGGPGLVYRMGMSSIWLIVISALGYSFSFYIVGKRLRYFAELFESVSLPDLVAARYSSETTRFLAAIIILIGVVGYLAAQILAMAEVLRDLFANTESIGSLSIEWCVAISCFVLVFYCVSGGILASVYTDVWQGSVMAVASILVFFSAITAFEGGMAGIATTIMADDLEAIGPWGTLGMMACISWIFLFVLGNAGQPHLVTKFMMCRRLQDMKHILTVTFVGFSICALLWISIGLVMRALVLTGAHPEIQSADHAAPQFLQFYAHPILAGIVFAGLFAAIMSTADGFLNVGTAAVIHDIPRSLFNKSFENELLGARIVTVLIAFSAALVALYSGQDLVALLGLIGWGIFAAALVPVVAIGFNWKRATATAANVAIISSLLTNFLIRIASLLGDFTIPYRIDPGAISLLVSMILFLTISFLSTPPQLDPDIEIAMDL from the coding sequence ATGGAGTATAACCGCAGTCTCATAATCCTTACCTGTATTGGGATTTACATGCTTTTCTGCGTCGCTATTGGGGCCTGGGCTATGAAAAGGACACGCTCCACGAGCGATTTCTTTATGGCTGGACGTAACTTGGGGGTCTTTGTCCTTGGGTTGGCCGTTTTTTCAAGCAGTCTGAGTGGTTTTGGATTTATAGGAGGGCCAGGGCTAGTTTATCGGATGGGCATGAGCTCCATCTGGCTGATTGTCATCTCCGCCTTGGGATACAGTTTTTCTTTCTACATTGTCGGTAAAAGACTGCGTTATTTTGCCGAACTTTTCGAATCTGTCTCTCTTCCTGATCTCGTTGCTGCTCGATACAGTAGCGAGACGACCCGCTTTCTTGCCGCCATTATCATTCTAATTGGAGTGGTTGGCTACCTCGCGGCACAAATCCTAGCAATGGCTGAGGTACTTCGGGACCTCTTCGCCAACACCGAATCTATTGGATCGCTCAGTATCGAGTGGTGTGTCGCCATATCTTGTTTCGTGCTCGTCTTCTACTGCGTTTCCGGAGGAATTCTTGCCTCAGTTTACACAGATGTATGGCAAGGCTCCGTAATGGCAGTTGCTTCCATACTCGTTTTCTTTTCCGCAATCACCGCCTTTGAAGGGGGCATGGCGGGAATAGCAACGACCATTATGGCAGATGATCTAGAAGCTATTGGGCCCTGGGGTACCCTCGGAATGATGGCCTGCATTTCCTGGATCTTTCTTTTCGTCTTAGGAAACGCTGGACAGCCTCATCTCGTAACGAAATTCATGATGTGCCGCCGATTACAAGACATGAAGCATATTCTAACTGTCACCTTCGTCGGCTTCTCAATCTGCGCCCTCCTCTGGATCAGTATCGGGCTGGTAATGCGGGCCCTGGTTCTAACTGGGGCCCACCCGGAAATCCAGTCGGCCGATCACGCTGCGCCACAGTTTCTTCAATTTTATGCTCATCCTATTCTCGCTGGGATCGTCTTCGCTGGATTATTTGCTGCTATCATGTCAACTGCTGATGGATTCCTCAATGTCGGCACTGCAGCCGTTATCCACGATATTCCGCGTTCACTTTTCAATAAATCCTTTGAAAACGAACTTCTGGGCGCACGTATCGTAACTGTGCTTATCGCCTTTTCCGCAGCTCTTGTCGCTCTCTATTCTGGTCAGGACCTCGTTGCTTTGCTTGGGCTGATCGGATGGGGAATCTTTGCAGCTGCCCTTGTTCCAGTCGTGGCTATAGGATTCAACTGGAAAAGAGCCACAGCAACCGCTGCCAATGTCGCTATTATTTCCAGTCTACTTACTAATTTCCTGATTCGAATTGCTAGCCTTCTGGGAGACTTCACAATTCCCTATCGCATCGACCCAGGCGCCATCTCTCTACTTGTTTCCATGATTCTATTTCTTACAATTTCGTTTCTCTCAACTCCACCCCAACTCGATCCTGATATCGAGATAGCAATGGATCTTTAA
- a CDS encoding putative oxidoreductase, with product MRYRRFEGIEKDWSAITFGCWQIAPSEGWGAICSEEAADGVVKAALDSGITAFDTAEGYGDGESEKRLGKALGSNKDDVIIISKIWPDAKLDMDAYRERLDGTLHALQRDYVDVYLVHWPGDNFDSPDKSARMCDLMASLVESGKATRVGLSNFHKSDLSLLADGLRNFSFNEVPYSLLDRRYDGETRLICEEHGLAYIAYSPTGKGLLAGRVDAEARSYPARSWDPHYLEPRFSESLKVLEVVQEIAVECDVQPIAVALSWVLARPNLWTVIIGSRKVDQVSGFAIAGDFELNADQLMRLEAASDAYLEKFP from the coding sequence ATGCGTTACAGACGATTCGAGGGCATTGAAAAGGACTGGAGTGCGATCACTTTTGGCTGTTGGCAGATTGCGCCGAGTGAAGGCTGGGGAGCTATTTGTTCTGAGGAAGCAGCCGATGGGGTCGTGAAGGCCGCTCTCGACTCGGGTATTACCGCTTTTGATACAGCGGAGGGCTATGGTGACGGCGAATCAGAAAAGCGATTGGGCAAGGCGCTGGGATCTAATAAGGACGATGTGATTATCATCTCCAAGATTTGGCCCGACGCGAAGTTGGATATGGATGCCTACAGGGAGCGACTTGATGGGACCCTACATGCGCTCCAGAGAGACTATGTAGACGTCTACCTAGTACATTGGCCGGGAGATAACTTTGATTCGCCTGACAAGAGCGCCCGAATGTGTGATCTAATGGCTTCCTTAGTGGAGAGCGGGAAAGCTACACGGGTTGGCCTTTCAAATTTCCACAAAAGCGACTTGTCGCTGCTGGCCGATGGATTAAGAAACTTTTCTTTTAACGAAGTGCCTTACAGTTTGTTAGATCGACGATATGATGGCGAAACTCGTTTGATTTGCGAAGAACACGGTCTGGCCTATATTGCTTATTCCCCGACTGGAAAAGGATTGTTAGCTGGACGGGTGGATGCAGAGGCGAGAAGCTATCCTGCTAGATCGTGGGATCCTCATTATCTAGAACCGCGCTTTTCTGAGTCCCTAAAGGTCTTAGAGGTTGTACAAGAAATTGCAGTAGAATGCGATGTGCAGCCAATTGCGGTTGCCCTTTCTTGGGTGCTTGCAAGGCCAAACCTTTGGACAGTTATTATTGGTTCTCGAAAGGTAGACCAGGTTTCCGGTTTTGCTATCGCTGGCGATTTTGAATTGAACGCCGATCAGTTGATGCGACTCGAAGCTGCGAGTGATGCATACTTGGAGAAGTTTCCGTAG
- a CDS encoding Long-chain-fatty-acid--CoA ligase FadD13: MGLNWKELKPRLSEWGVFHNRPVGCVELKEAAAGERVLITEREPKAFLVAFFTALTRGCEIFLASPDWNRRRFEYLLRLIRPHYIQGPRPFQVPHEVREMIGKRLDQPAVMIPTGGTTGEIRYTIHTWETLCVAARSFNSFHGGEAINSCCMLPLYHVSGLMQVVRSLVSGGRIQFLDYHSILRCEFPEISPEGQFISLVPTQLIRLMRDELILDWLRQFSCILLGGSPAKEKLLQAARDEELPLSPCYGLTESGALVTMLERKDFLAGEIGVGRSLPHAQVFIREPTGLPARPGTIGRIIIKSDALFQGYYPEVTDFSEDGFATEDEGYFDENGFLHIVRRLDKAINTGGEKVNPDHVEKVLMETGQFSEVLVTGAPDPEWGEQVVAIYVPRVPSEKPAQSVVRNAMGLNLNAHEIPKQWIKLSEIPVNSLGKPDIDEILKDDGSYG, encoded by the coding sequence ATGGGGCTAAATTGGAAAGAGCTGAAGCCTCGGTTATCAGAATGGGGCGTATTTCATAATAGACCCGTGGGCTGTGTAGAATTAAAGGAAGCAGCGGCAGGGGAGCGGGTTTTGATTACAGAGCGTGAACCCAAGGCATTTCTTGTTGCTTTTTTTACGGCCCTTACAAGGGGGTGTGAAATTTTTCTCGCTTCTCCTGATTGGAACCGGAGACGCTTTGAGTACCTTCTTAGACTGATTCGCCCCCACTATATTCAAGGTCCCCGCCCTTTCCAGGTTCCTCATGAGGTTCGGGAAATGATTGGGAAAAGACTAGACCAGCCTGCTGTGATGATTCCAACGGGCGGTACAACTGGAGAGATTCGTTACACAATTCATACTTGGGAAACGCTTTGTGTGGCGGCAAGGAGTTTTAACAGTTTCCACGGAGGGGAAGCAATCAACTCTTGCTGTATGTTGCCGCTCTACCACGTTAGCGGGCTTATGCAGGTAGTGCGTTCTTTGGTGAGCGGTGGAAGGATCCAGTTCCTAGACTACCACTCCATACTGAGGTGCGAATTTCCGGAAATCAGCCCGGAAGGGCAGTTCATTTCACTGGTTCCGACGCAGTTGATCCGCCTAATGCGTGATGAACTCATTCTTGATTGGTTGCGTCAGTTTAGTTGCATATTGCTCGGCGGGAGCCCAGCCAAAGAAAAACTTCTCCAGGCGGCCCGCGATGAGGAACTACCGCTTTCACCGTGTTACGGGCTTACAGAGTCTGGGGCGCTAGTAACTATGCTAGAAAGGAAGGATTTCCTAGCGGGTGAAATTGGTGTTGGTCGTTCTCTTCCTCATGCTCAGGTCTTTATCAGAGAGCCAACCGGTTTGCCTGCAAGGCCTGGAACGATTGGAAGAATCATCATTAAATCAGATGCTCTTTTCCAAGGATACTATCCTGAAGTCACTGATTTTTCCGAAGATGGTTTTGCTACCGAGGACGAGGGTTACTTTGACGAAAACGGATTTCTCCACATCGTTCGGAGACTGGACAAGGCGATTAACACGGGGGGTGAAAAGGTCAATCCTGACCATGTGGAAAAGGTCCTGATGGAGACTGGACAATTTTCGGAAGTGTTGGTCACCGGTGCTCCGGATCCGGAGTGGGGAGAGCAAGTTGTAGCAATATATGTTCCGAGGGTGCCTTCGGAGAAACCAGCACAAAGCGTTGTGCGGAATGCGATGGGATTAAATCTCAATGCTCACGAGATCCCCAAGCAATGGATTAAATTATCAGAGATCCCGGTCAATTCATTGGGAAAACCAGATATTGACGAGATATTGAAAGATGATGGATCTTACGGGTAA
- the selA gene encoding L-seryl-tRNA(Sec) selenium transferase, which yields MTNPDSDRRTIPSVDKIIQALAFRELPHEIVLSVVREYLNIIRKKRKIPPFDLIVTQIGKELKAIELSRIKPTVNGTGVIVHTNLGRAPLAPQAVQYMSEIGQTYSNLEMDLPTGNRGNRGQYLELCLSILCQSESTIVVNNCAAALVLVIRHFTSGDQKSVIISRGELIQIGGGFRIPEILESSGADIREVGTTNRTTVKDYERAINRDTALILKVHRSNFAMEGFVKSPTSEDIKLLANTHRLPMIEDLGSGALVDTAQTTSLEHEPTPAEVLRQGVDLVCFSGDKLMGGPQAGIIAGKKVIVDALKKEPFFRALRSDKLILAALQSTAELYLSQRSNKEIPVFQMLNDPVAKLRKRGEKIARSLKDLPIKININDGESQIGGGALPKSSIPSVTIDLASTAKNLELLTSELRKGTPPVIGYISNQQLRLDLRTVFESQDESLSCAIRSALKSKPSWTENSK from the coding sequence ATGACTAACCCCGATAGCGACCGGCGCACCATACCTTCCGTCGATAAAATCATCCAGGCGCTTGCTTTCAGAGAGCTTCCGCACGAAATCGTTCTCTCCGTTGTTCGGGAGTATTTGAATATTATTCGAAAAAAGAGAAAGATTCCTCCCTTCGATTTGATCGTCACTCAGATCGGAAAGGAACTCAAAGCTATCGAGCTGAGCAGGATAAAGCCTACTGTAAACGGAACCGGAGTCATTGTTCATACCAATCTTGGGCGTGCCCCCCTCGCACCCCAAGCCGTTCAGTATATGAGTGAAATCGGACAAACATATAGCAATCTTGAAATGGATCTGCCCACCGGAAATCGAGGAAATCGAGGTCAATATCTCGAGCTGTGCCTCTCTATTCTGTGCCAATCCGAGAGCACAATCGTAGTTAACAACTGTGCTGCCGCTCTTGTTTTAGTCATCCGACATTTTACATCTGGGGACCAGAAAAGCGTCATCATTTCAAGGGGAGAGCTCATCCAAATTGGAGGCGGCTTCCGAATACCGGAGATCCTTGAGTCAAGCGGTGCCGACATCCGTGAAGTCGGAACTACCAACCGGACTACCGTGAAAGATTATGAAAGGGCGATCAACCGAGATACAGCCCTCATACTCAAGGTGCATCGAAGCAATTTTGCTATGGAGGGTTTCGTCAAATCTCCGACATCTGAGGATATCAAACTATTGGCCAATACCCATCGACTACCAATGATCGAAGACCTTGGTAGCGGTGCCCTAGTCGATACCGCTCAGACCACATCTCTGGAACACGAGCCTACTCCTGCCGAAGTGCTTCGCCAGGGTGTTGATTTGGTCTGCTTCAGTGGTGACAAATTGATGGGTGGTCCCCAGGCTGGCATAATAGCAGGGAAAAAAGTGATTGTCGATGCCCTCAAAAAGGAACCTTTTTTCCGAGCCTTACGCTCCGACAAACTCATCCTCGCAGCCCTGCAGTCCACCGCCGAACTTTACCTCAGCCAACGGTCTAATAAAGAAATACCGGTTTTCCAAATGCTTAATGATCCCGTTGCAAAGCTTCGGAAACGTGGGGAAAAAATCGCTCGGAGCCTAAAAGACCTGCCGATCAAAATTAACATTAACGATGGAGAATCGCAAATCGGAGGAGGCGCCCTACCGAAATCAAGTATACCATCGGTGACCATTGATTTAGCGTCGACAGCAAAAAACCTCGAACTACTCACCTCTGAACTACGGAAGGGAACCCCTCCTGTCATAGGATATATCTCAAACCAGCAACTTCGGCTCGACTTACGTACAGTCTTTGAAAGTCAAGACGAGTCACTTTCCTGCGCCATTCGATCAGCACTGAAATCTAAACCGTCCTGGACTGAAAATTCAAAGTAA
- the guaB gene encoding Inosine-5'-monophosphate dehydrogenase: protein MNLPEKVGEIVNQSNMIDDRFYLDATSFFEESLPTGLTYDDVSLASHYSEVLPRETLLETKISDRLTLHIPIISADMDTVTESKMAIAMALNGGMGIIHQNMSDSQQAKEVAQVKHHIHGLIQEPIKVTANQLIGDILEQNLKSRFEFSTFPVVDSEGKLIGLLAGNTLKTRFRHKTVAETMTPRDQVVTIQEEVIGEDPIGEADKFFNNHVGINKLPVVNREDHLRGLFTLKDIESIIDESRARFKSARDSKFRLICGAAVPASRSPKTSKERDRIVNHIGCLVDIGIDAVVVSTAHGHTQGVGQLVKLLRDQFCNLTIMAGNVTTAAAVEFLSGCGADAIKVGQGPGSICTTRLVAGVGIPQLTALYVASKSAALSGVRILADGGITKGGDIVKSLTLADAVICGSLFAGCREAPGVLVEIDGKLYKQYRGMGSFEAMKKGSAARYGHSKKDSYLKTAEEGIEALKETTGTLDEVLAGLLGGVQSGLGYLGAKDLTALKHNARFIRITPAGQLESAPHDVVEIKATHK, encoded by the coding sequence ATGAACCTGCCCGAAAAAGTCGGAGAAATCGTTAATCAGTCAAATATGATCGACGATCGTTTCTATTTGGATGCAACTTCATTCTTCGAGGAGAGCCTACCCACTGGGCTAACATATGATGATGTTTCTTTGGCCTCCCACTATTCTGAAGTTCTTCCTAGGGAAACCTTACTCGAAACTAAGATCTCTGACAGGCTTACTCTTCACATTCCTATCATCTCAGCTGATATGGACACTGTAACGGAGTCTAAAATGGCCATAGCAATGGCACTAAACGGCGGCATGGGAATCATCCACCAAAACATGAGTGACTCCCAACAAGCCAAAGAAGTTGCCCAGGTAAAACATCATATCCACGGCCTGATTCAGGAACCTATTAAGGTGACTGCAAATCAGCTTATTGGCGACATCTTGGAACAAAATCTAAAGTCGCGCTTTGAGTTCAGCACTTTCCCCGTGGTTGATTCTGAAGGGAAGCTCATCGGGCTTCTCGCAGGGAACACTCTCAAAACGCGTTTTCGACATAAAACTGTTGCAGAGACTATGACCCCGAGAGATCAGGTTGTAACAATCCAGGAAGAAGTAATAGGAGAAGACCCAATTGGGGAAGCCGACAAATTCTTCAATAATCACGTCGGTATAAATAAGCTTCCAGTGGTAAACAGGGAAGACCACCTTCGAGGACTTTTTACGCTGAAAGATATCGAAAGCATCATAGATGAAAGTCGGGCTCGATTCAAATCTGCTCGAGACTCGAAGTTTCGGTTAATTTGTGGAGCCGCCGTCCCCGCTTCCCGTTCCCCTAAAACCTCCAAGGAGCGTGACCGGATCGTCAACCACATTGGTTGTTTAGTCGATATAGGGATCGACGCTGTGGTCGTATCGACAGCTCACGGGCACACACAAGGAGTCGGCCAACTAGTCAAGCTACTCCGTGATCAATTTTGCAACCTAACTATAATGGCAGGTAACGTGACTACAGCGGCAGCAGTTGAGTTCCTTTCAGGATGTGGAGCCGATGCCATAAAAGTTGGTCAAGGGCCCGGATCTATTTGCACCACCCGTCTCGTCGCCGGGGTCGGAATCCCCCAGCTGACGGCCCTATACGTCGCGTCGAAATCGGCTGCGCTTTCCGGTGTTCGGATTCTGGCAGACGGTGGAATTACCAAGGGGGGTGATATCGTCAAATCCCTTACGCTTGCGGATGCTGTCATCTGTGGTTCGCTTTTCGCAGGCTGTAGAGAAGCTCCGGGTGTGTTGGTAGAGATCGACGGTAAATTGTATAAACAGTACCGAGGCATGGGCAGCTTTGAAGCAATGAAGAAAGGATCAGCGGCAAGATACGGCCATTCCAAGAAAGATAGTTACCTCAAAACCGCTGAAGAAGGCATCGAGGCCTTGAAGGAAACAACCGGGACCCTTGACGAAGTACTTGCGGGATTACTCGGCGGAGTTCAGTCGGGCCTCGGATATCTCGGAGCAAAAGATCTCACTGCACTGAAGCATAACGCTCGCTTCATTCGAATTACTCCGGCCGGTCAACTTGAATCAGCTCCTCACGACGTCGTTGAAATCAAAGCGACCCACAAATAA
- the mdlC gene encoding Benzoylformate decarboxylase yields the protein MMNRYSCLAALQKLRLPDTVVVTTMGSAAPWSHLSNSNLDFPSVGSAMGHAADFAMGIALARPERKVWVLNGDGSMLMSLGTLVTVTQTPPANLVIYVIQNNTYEVTGNQLIPGGDYLSMTTLAKGAGILHSHQIDSVKGINETLPEILDQEGPIFINLLVETGQEPPPALDRPLKLISSEFRDTLTRSSL from the coding sequence ATGATGAATCGCTACTCATGTCTCGCCGCGCTACAGAAGCTGCGTCTCCCCGATACAGTAGTCGTGACTACCATGGGGAGTGCGGCTCCATGGAGTCATCTCTCGAACTCGAACCTGGATTTCCCCTCAGTTGGAAGCGCAATGGGGCATGCAGCGGATTTCGCTATGGGAATTGCCTTGGCCCGGCCAGAACGAAAGGTTTGGGTGCTAAACGGAGACGGAAGTATGCTAATGTCTCTCGGAACCCTGGTAACAGTTACACAAACTCCCCCCGCTAACCTGGTTATTTACGTAATACAGAACAATACTTACGAAGTGACTGGGAATCAGCTTATTCCGGGCGGAGATTATCTTTCCATGACAACGCTAGCTAAGGGCGCGGGGATTCTACATTCCCACCAGATAGATTCGGTTAAAGGAATTAACGAAACATTACCTGAAATCCTTGACCAGGAAGGGCCTATCTTCATCAATCTACTTGTTGAAACAGGCCAGGAACCACCTCCAGCGCTTGATCGACCTCTCAAATTGATAAGCTCCGAGTTTCGGGATACCCTAACCCGATCCTCTCTCTAA